The proteins below are encoded in one region of Gemmatimonadaceae bacterium:
- the ltrA gene encoding group II intron reverse transcriptase/maturase → MAGKTGPNNPGGLGPREKVRYLQRRLWAAAKRSPGRRFHALYDHIHRSDVLWEAWRRVRAKKGAAGVDAETIADIERYGVERFIEELAAVLRARKYRPEVVLRRYIPKADGRKRPLGIPTVRDRVVQMAAKLVLGPIFEADFLSVSYGFRPKRSATDALETLRKLGAKGHHHVLDADIRDYFGSIDHEKLLRLVARRVSDRQVLKLLRQWLEAGVMEDGKVYPTVLGTPQGGVISPLLSNIYLHVLDVLWTRHSAPLGTLVRYADDFVVMCRTRSACEQAEERIRVILGRLGLELHPDKTRRVELFDGKEGFDFLGCHLHKRLSGRLWEMTGRKLYFLQRWPSQRSMQRIRQRVKALTPRSRCHADLREVIADLNPIIRGWGNYFRTGNAAKRFIQLDTYVWKRLRHLRLARKGRHLRPGEAERWTRESFWNLGLYRLRGIVRYPEAA, encoded by the coding sequence ATGGCCGGCAAGACCGGACCTAACAACCCCGGCGGCCTTGGGCCGCGCGAGAAAGTGCGCTACCTGCAACGGCGACTGTGGGCCGCAGCCAAGCGGTCCCCGGGAAGGCGTTTTCACGCCCTGTACGACCACATCCACAGGAGTGACGTCCTGTGGGAGGCGTGGAGGCGGGTACGGGCCAAGAAAGGTGCGGCGGGCGTCGATGCCGAGACGATCGCCGACATCGAGCGGTACGGCGTCGAGCGCTTCATTGAAGAGCTGGCCGCCGTGCTGCGGGCTAGGAAATACCGGCCAGAGGTGGTGCTGCGCCGGTATATCCCGAAGGCAGACGGAAGAAAGCGGCCGCTGGGCATTCCGACGGTACGGGATCGGGTAGTTCAGATGGCGGCGAAGCTGGTGCTGGGGCCGATCTTCGAGGCGGATTTCTTGTCGGTCTCGTACGGCTTTCGGCCGAAGCGGAGTGCGACGGATGCACTGGAGACGCTGAGGAAGCTCGGCGCCAAGGGGCATCACCACGTGCTCGATGCCGACATCCGGGACTACTTCGGGTCGATCGACCACGAGAAGCTGTTGCGACTCGTGGCGCGGCGGGTTTCGGACCGGCAAGTGCTCAAGCTGCTGCGGCAGTGGCTTGAGGCGGGAGTGATGGAGGACGGCAAGGTGTACCCGACGGTCCTGGGTACGCCGCAGGGCGGGGTGATCTCGCCCTTGCTGTCGAACATCTACCTGCACGTGCTCGACGTGCTGTGGACGCGCCATAGCGCCCCTTTGGGGACGCTGGTGCGTTATGCGGACGATTTCGTGGTGATGTGCCGCACGAGATCGGCGTGCGAGCAGGCCGAGGAGCGGATCCGGGTGATCCTGGGCCGCCTCGGTCTCGAGCTGCACCCGGATAAGACGAGGCGGGTCGAGCTCTTCGACGGCAAAGAGGGGTTCGATTTCCTCGGCTGTCATCTGCACAAGCGTCTGAGCGGCCGGCTCTGGGAGATGACGGGGCGCAAGCTCTACTTCCTCCAGCGATGGCCGTCCCAGCGCTCGATGCAGCGCATAAGGCAGCGCGTGAAGGCGTTGACTCCGAGGTCACGATGCCACGCGGATCTGCGCGAGGTCATCGCCGATCTCAACCCGATAATCCGGGGCTGGGGCAACTACTTCCGCACCGGCAATGCCGCCAAGCGCTTCATCCAGCTCGACACCTACGTCTGGAAACGGCTACGTCACTTGCGCCTCGCGCGCAAGGGACGTCATCTGAGACCGGGCGAGGCAGAGCGCTGGACGCGCGAGTCCTTCTGGAACCTGGGGCTCTATCGCCTACGAGGCATCGTACGTTATCCGGAGGCTGCGTAA